The sequence cttgtagttctccttattgtagttctcttgtgatcttgtagttctcttgtgatcttgtatttctctgtgatcttgtagttctcctgtgatcttgtagttctcctgttatcttgtagttctcttgtgatcttgtagttctctgtgatcttgtagttgtccttattgtagttctcttttgatcttgtagttctccttattgtagttctcttgtgatcttgtagttctcctgtgatcttgtagttctcttgtgatcttgtagttctccttattgtagttctcttgtgatcttgtagttctcttgtgatcttgtatttctctgtgatcttgtagttctcctgtgatcttgtagttctcctgttatcttgtagttctcttgtgatcttgtagttctctgtgatcttgtagttgtccttattgtagttctcttgtgatcttgtagttctccttattgtagttctcctgttatcttgtagttctcctttgatcttgtagttctcttgtgatcttgtagttctcctgtgatcttgtagttctcatgtgatcttttagttctcatgtgatcttgtagttctcttgtgatcttcttgtgatcttgtagttctcttgtgatcttgtagttctcatgtgatcttgtagttctcttgtgatcttcttgtgatcttgtagttctcttgtgatcttgtagttctcatgtgatcttgtagttctcctatgatcttgtagttctcctgtgatcttgtagttctcttgtgatcttgtagttctcctgtgatcttgtagttctcatgtgatcttgtagttcgcttgtgatcttgtagttctcatgtgatcttgtagttgtcttatgatcttgtagttctcatgtgattttgtagttttcttgtgatcttgtagttctcatgtgatcttgtagttttcttgtgatcttgtagttctcctgtgatcttgtagttctcatgtgatcttgtagttctcttgtgatcttcttgtgatcttgtagttctcttgtgatcttgtagttctcatgtgatcttgtagttctcttgtgatcttcttgtgatcttgtagttctcttgtgatcttgtagttctcatgtgatcttgtagttctcctatgatcttgtagttttcctgtgatcttgtagttctcttgtgatcttgtagttctcctgtgatcttgtagttctcatgtgatcttgtagttcgcttgtgatcttgtagttctcatgtgatcttgtagttgtcttatgatcttgtagttctcatgtgattttgtagttttcttgtgatcttgtagttctcatgtgatcttgtagttttcttgtgatcttgtagttctcctgtgatcttgtagttctcctgtgatcttgtagttctcttgtgatcttgtagttctcctgtgatcttgtagttctcatgtgatcttgtagttcgcttgtgatcttgtagttctcatgtgatcttgtagttgtcttatgatcttgtagttctcatgtgatcttgtagttttcttgtgatcttgtagttctcatgtgatcttgtagttttcttgtgatcttgtagttctcctgtgatcttgtagttctcctgtgatcttgtagttctcatgtgatcttgtagttctcttgtgatcttgtagttctcttgtgatcttgtagttctcatgtgatcttgtggttttcttgtgatcttgtagttctctgcaGTATGAACTACTCTGCGTGTTTGTCCTTTAGACCTTTATAAAGCTCCGTGGTTTAACACTCTTTAAGCTTTGAGTTCCTGAAATAATAAAGTCTGTGTAATATCCTCGCCTGTCTCCTGATGGGTACAGTACAGCTTCATGTTAAATATTTCTCTGTGTGCGGCGCCGTGTGctgagcagcagctctctggGTATTAAAGCGCTCTGCAGGGATTTGCTGAGTCATCATGAGAAGCTGCCATTCTCTAAATGAAGCTGGTAATCCCGTATCATGGATATGAACACTTTAATCCAGCCGTATGAATTCCACAGAGGCTGAGATTATATTGTTGCACAGTTTTGAAAACATAATCCAACATGTTCCCCGTCTGGATTCTCCTGTTTGATTTGTTCTCCTGGGGCATTAGATCAACTCAGAACAAAACCAAATAAAGATGGCGTTTGGTTCCTTGTAAAACCGTCAAATAAACGAGACGCATATTCTGCTCAGGTCATTTAATTAACAGTGAGAGCGTTCTGTGCCCTGAGTTTGTCTGTCAGGCATCATTCAGGTGACGACTCTGTTGGTGGACGACAACTACAAGCggacaaacaaaaactacaggATCCGTGCGCGAGATagatcgacccggacaggaagtgagacagagaaacacagagcgtctggtgaatttcaaaataaaacacaacatacacataaacataatTCTCATTTGACACCTTTAACCAGACAAAATATTCCCtcataacaaacacaagaagacacATCTTAGTCTCAACCATTTCCAacctgtcccccctcccctccctcggCTCCTCTGCAACACGCTCAACACTCGATCAGATTTCACCACAAACATATCAACTATGTCCTCCATCTTCCTCATGCAGCCTCAGCTGAGGGAGGAACATGTcctcttcagagagagagagacatagagagagagagagagagagagagagagagagagagagagcagctctgtgtgaaaTCACTGCTGATGGAGTGTAATGGCTTTGGCTTTCTCTGTAGGAATCTGTAATGtcagacatttagaaaaacagtttgagcCAAAAACGACGACTTTAAGTGGACGCACTTTGATGAGTTAGGAGAAGAGTCTGCAGAATAAAGAAATCTACTGGAGAGTGTCCAAAGCTTTCTGAATCCAAACTCTTTTGGAGTCTTTAATGTGCAAACACGGGATTCCTCTTTACACACaaactctttcatttcatttaaaaagatgtttacatcctggttcttTGTTGTGTCTGAGACTGAATCAAACATCAgataagacacacagagagagtcgAGGGGAGATATGTGTGCATCTCGTCCTCTGCTGCCCGGCCTGCCCTCGCTCGGCGCTGCAGCTGCAAGGTGTCACCTCTCTGGGGGGGGGCTCCTCTTACTACATGTGCCGGCCCGTGTGTCTGTGCTCAGCTGTTGAAGGATTCAAATCTAAAATcaggacaaagaagaagaagaagaggaacgtTGTCTTTCTGTGACCCTGAAAGCCCGAACGCTCGGCACCCAGATTCTGGTCACAGGATTCAGGATTCAGTCGGTGAGTCAGATGCTGAGCGGGATGAGCTCTGAGGGCGACGGCTCGAGGTGTGAACATACAAACACGACTAACACACAGAGGTTTGAGCTGACTGaactacagagacaaacacttaGAGGTGAGCAGACATCAGGAggccgccattgttgttgtagtccacctactCGCCTAACGCTGTTGACTGGAAGtgtactgagcatgtgcagaaagtctctgttttcagaGGAGCTGCACGACGACAGAGACGTTTTTAGAACTCTGCAAACTGGAACACGTTTGAAAAACTCTGCCTTCGGAAACGCCGTTGTCGTTTCAGGAGAgttaagtttgtgtttgattgaaaaCATCCTTAAAGACGACACACGGACAGATGAAGTGAGATGTCCTCATTCATTTCCAgacgcccccctcccccacccccccattatttcattataaagtgaaatcagctgtttacaccccccccccccctcagctgTGTTCAGATCATACATGGAGACAATAACACGGCCTCACTGCTTCATGATCACGTTTCTATAAAGAGGCAGAGCTCTGAGCTCCTCCAGTCGACCGTGACTCCAGATCATCTCCGCTGATGGAAACACATGCTCGACACTCTTCAAAAATACATGAAGCAGCTCAGCGATCTGACAGGATGATTACAGCGTGGCTCACAGAGgctcagcgggggggggggggggggtacacaCCGTGTATATACATCCATATAGACTGAGGAAGCAGAAACATAACACTTTACATCTCTGTGCAGAgcggggaggggagagaggaggggagtgaggagaggagtgaggagaggagagaggaggggagagaggaggggagtgaggagaggagagaggaggggagagaggaggggagagaggaggggagtgaggagaggagtgaggagaggagagaggaggggagagaggaggggagtgaggagaggagagaggaggggagagaggaggggagagaggagaggagagaggagaggagaggagagaggaggggagagaggagaggagtgaggaggggagagaggaggggagagaggagaggagagaggaggggagagaggaggggagagaggagaggagagaggaggggagagaggagcgaggaggggagcgaggaggggagagaggaggggagcggggagagaggagaggagcggggaggggagcgaggagaggagagaggaggggagcgaggagaggagcgaggaggggagagaggaggagagagaggagaggagagaggaggggagagaggaggggagagaggaggggagtaaggagaggagagagtaggggagagaggaggggagtgaggagaggagagaggagaggagaggagagaggaggggagagaggaggggagagaggagaggagcgaggagaggagcgaggagggggagctcgtcctgcagctcgtcctcgtcctgcagctcgtccttgtcctgcagctcgtcctcgtcctgcaactcgtcctcgtcctgcaactcgtcctgcagctcgtcctgcagctcgtcctcatcctgcagctcgtcctcgtcctgcaactcgtcctgcagctcgtccttgtcctgcagctcgtcctcgtcctgcaactcgtcctgcagctcgtcttgcagctcgtcctcgtcctgcaactcgtcctgcagctcgtcctcatcctgcagctcgtcctcgtcctgcaactcgtcctgcagctcgtcctcgtcctgcatcTCGTCCTGCATCTCGTCCTGCATCTCGTCCTGCatctcgtcctgcagctcgtcctcgtcctgcagctcgtcctgcagctcgtcctcgtcctgcagctcgtcctgcagctcgtcctgcaactcgtcctgcagctcgtcctcgtcctgcagctcatcctgcagctcgtcctgcagctcgtcctgcaactcgtcctgcagctcgtcctgcagctcgtcctcgtcctgcaactcgtcctgcagctcgtcctcgtcctgcaactcgtcctgcagctcatcctgcagctcgtcctgcagctcgtcctgcagctcgtcctcgtcctgcaactcgtcctgcaactcgtcctgcagctcgtcctcgtcctgcaactcgtcttgcagctcgtcctgcagctcgtcctgcagctcgtcctgcagctcgtcctgcagctcgtcccgcagctcgtcctgcagatcatcctgcaactcgtcctacTGAGAGGaattaaattattcaaatgttcctgttttttttacctctacaGAAACTTTTCTTTGAAGAAAGGGGAGAAGTGTGTTTTATTCAGATTTATTCAGAGACAGTCCATCCACCTGTGGAGGAGAAAAcacgtctctctttctgtctttctctctccacgattatgttctttttcatgttttcatgactTCCTTTATAGTAGTGAGACTCGTCCAAGACTGTAACATTTAACAGAAACCTCATGTGTCTCTCTGGGATTCAGAGAAAGCTGAGCTCGACTCAAAACGTGCCACACTCTTTAAAGTCCTCATCATATAATATTCGGCACTAACATGAAGTTAACAAGGCCTCCactttctttacacacacacacacacacacacacacacacacacacacactgaatgagCGTGCTGAATGCTTCACACTTTGTTAAAGCGTGACATCTGCTTGGGGAAtggtttctgttgtgtttgtcatgtgAAAACAGACACGGCGTGTTAGAATCTTTTGTCTGATGTGAAATATGTCACAGTTGCCCGGGCGACGCGGTCAGGACAGTGGAACTCGTCTGAttggtctgtttgtctttctgtttctcattccCTTTCCTGTCACTCAGGCCGGCTGCTGATCTGCTAACTGCTAACGTCTCAGTGCACACAGCCTCGCAGGGACCCGGGACTTATTCCCTTTACCGttcaattaatcaatttaatCATGATCCTCAGACACTGTgttaatgagagagagggagagagagagagggagagagagagagagagagggggagagagagagggggagagacagagagagagagacagagagagagacagagagacagagagacagagagagagaaagagacagagagagagagagacagagagagagaaagagacagagagagagagacagagagagagagagacagagacagagacagagacagagagagagagagagacagagacagagagagagagagacagagagacagagagagagaaagagacagagagagagagacagagagagagcgagacagagacagagacagagacagagacagagagagagagacagagagagagagagagagagacagagagagagagagacagagagagagagaaagagacagagagagagagagagacagagagagagagagagacagagacagagacagagacagagacagagagacagagacagagagagagagagacagagagagacagagagagagaaagagacagagagagagacagagagagagaaagagacagagagagagagagacagagagacagagagagagaaagagagagagacagagagagacagagagagagacagagagagacagagagagagagagagacagagagagacagagagacagagagagagagagacagagagagagagagacagagagagagagaaagacagagacagagagagagaaagagagagagacagagagagacagagacagagagatacagagagagcgagacagagacagagagagacagagagagacagagagagagacagagagagagacagagagagacagagagagagagagagatacagagagagagacagagacacacacacacacacagacacacacacacacacacagaaggagacAGTGTTCATGTCCGGtatctgcagagacacacagcttCGACATACAACGAGTTTAAGAGTTTAAGGTGTGCAGACAGTTTATCgacagaagagcagagagagagagagagagagagacagagacagagacagagagacagagacagagagagagagagacagagagagagagagagagagagagagagagacagagagacagagagagagagacagagacagagagagagagacagagagagacagagacagagacagagagagggagagagagagagacagagagagagagagacagagagagagagacagagacagagagagggagagagagagagagagagagagacagagagagagagagagtgcagtgaTGAGGGCGTGCATCCCTTCTccccttttaatttttttgagttTCTCTGCACCTacatgttaaaggagcagtatgtaactctgacccctagtgtttaaaatgggtactgcagtctaaattctaaacatcatagagagctgtctcccccccccccctcctctcttgatgctcactcaggtcaccatgtggtggactctgaagcttcagtgtttatccagcttgTTGAGACGTTCTCAGAGGTGAACGTGTGAAAACGAcggggcagaaaagcgctgcacgtccttcctgtctccatgacaacagtgtgttgaccacgccccctgtaggaccgacactgctctgttactttttactgcatgttttacatttgagtttatttcccgatcagccacggagcgaggaggacgcGATCTGTAGGAGGttaaactacggggaatatcagaCATGAGGAAAAGAGCACCggtctgaaaagttgaaagattttcaacttgagcgcttgGAGCAGCCGGAGCgctctgaaaaaagacgctTTGCGCTGAGCTTTTTGAGTCACGCCCTCTTGAAGTCTatcagggggcggggcctgttCACGACCACGCTGCAACATGTGGACGTCTGCAGCCAGTCAGAGAGttaagagcacagagagctctgGGCCGTgacatatgaatgggattagtcaggggtgggcaactggcggcccgggggccacatgcagcccccatcaaccctcaaggTGACCCTCAgaacaatttttacatatcaattaattggaaacatgaagaaaacatgacaaaatctgccatgaaatcatgaaaaccagaaatatgtccataataatatttgatcactggtatatgttgagttaaatttgagacataattgattggaatcgtttttgtattctacaatttggccctctagcagtgagaattaaatgaatgtggctccTTGCTGTGACacaagttgcccatccctgagattagttaatactgatggacacggTACATAGAaacatctgccatcagtgacacatataataaaaaaagagcttagATTTAAGAACCAGTTAAAGTTACAGAGCGTAAAAATATGTGAATTCctccaaaataacaaacaaaatatcaaccaaaaagaaaaaaaaagaaaggaaataaaagggGTTTAATTTGCCATTTAATCGAGCTGGTGGAGAACACGGAATTTACTCTGAAGGATTCGTACCGGAAGTCCCGCTATTCACTGCCCAGACATCCGGGCTCCAGTGGGGGAGGAACGAACACACATCCTTGTTAGAGGAACACATGAGAACATATCAGACTTCAGAGAGTGTTTCATTCACACCTTTCTCAATAACAGTGTGTGTTAAAGCGACCCGGCTGCTCTTCTACCCGACATTAACCTAcaatgttgtcatggagaaagtgtCCCTCAGACGCTGGTTTGACCGAGTGGACGACACCGTGATCCTGGGAGCGCTGCCGTTCAGATCCATGACAAAACAGGTCAGACTGCCTGAACAGGAAATCCTCTTTCACctgcaaacactgaacacaatcctcttcttcttcttcttctcttatgtggcatcctttttaaaaacaacaccaacCCTGCActcattttcacttcatttgtctgtctactcgctgttatattgtatagtttctgcttattatatgtctacactcataacttatgtcaatactgtccatttatgactctgtttttgcacatttacattcaatcttccatatttaatcttcctatttaagactagtaatgtttagttagatcctggttgtatatattcacattcttagttttagtgcttatttactttgtatttaatattatattgtgtttagatttgctaacattgtgttttttactcatattgtgtgtttggataacctgctgctgtaacgccacaatttcccagtttgggatcaataaattaattctattatattctatttcaAGTAgtagatttatagatagataccacaaaTCTTCTATTTACTTCACTCTGAAAACAAAGCTCAAACAAAACTTGTGCACAGCCCAAGATGGGAAAGACTAtgaaattgtaaatgtataCCAGAAAGATTAACTTAATGTGTATAAATTTAGgatgtcaattaaaaaaaaaaacagtaaatcattTAGTTGATCTTGTTTTGTAGGACAGCATGCAAACCTGCCTCATGGCctgtatacatacagtatacggCCCcccgtttttctttttaagatttatttttgtgcctttattgtagagataggatagtggatagagtctgaaatcagggaaagaagtcatttaaggatacctttccgatagaaaaggacagctgtcattaaaatgtatactttattgatcccgcgaggggaaattcgttttttacactctgtctagtaaacatgctacacaaacataggctgaaatacacacacatgcacaaataggatcctatggacatgcactaatggaggggtctcagagtgagggggctgcccacagcgggctggacttggtccgtgccgggacttgagccggcgcccctccgattcccaacccaggtccctacagactgagctactgccgcccacaataTTTAGGCTAGTCAAAGAGACTGGGCCTTAAATGGGGaggggctttaaaaaaaaaagaagtatggtagagaaataaatagatagcagtgtttcctcttttttaacaATTAGGGGTGGTGGCCTGGTCCCCGGCGGGGGATTGAATGAATGTGAGTTTTGTGTGATTAGAGCTGTCGTTGTTGAATTGTCCTCTTTTCTTTATGCAGCCACCGTCAGGCCCAAGGATGCCGTCACTCACAACCAGCTGACAGCGTTTGGGGAGTATGTGTCCGAAATGATGCCCAAATACATCCAGCAGGTTCAGGTCAGTTCATCTGCTTCTTTATGAACATTATATACTAGAGTGCTTTTCACATAATATGCAGCCCTGTAAATTTCAATGTGTtgcaatatttgtctttatactCATGTTACGTGTAGTTTAGcagaatcacaacatcaacaaaagagcagagaagaacatactggagaacaggaaacttAATGCAGCTGTTCAATTACGTGCGCAGAGATCGCACCGGTCATGTGCATACAGTCTGTGATTGTGCACGGAttgcagggaataaacgtcacaccctcccactctctcttcggATTTTTTTTATGCCGTTTATTTTTTAGAGAAAGAACAGTGGCTAGGGTCATATATAtcgtgggaaaggagccacacgGCCGCCAGCTTTGAGGGctatagcctcagtacatggggcgcgcaaccaaccactaggctacaggcgCCCCTAAGAACTCAGAGATTTTATCATGCTGTGTTCTAACATCAGTTCACTCAAACTTCATGCAGAACAAATTGAGACCACTTGAGCTAAATGCATTTACTCATTTGGATGTGTAGGTGACCTGTTATAATGAGCTGGAGGTGATGATCCATCCTGATGGCGTTGTCCCTGTGCTGACCTTCCTGAGGGACCACACCAACGCCCAGTTCAGGAACATGATCGACCTGACGCCTGTCGACATCCCCTCACGGCAGAACCGCTTTGAGGTAGCTGTCAAAccacggacacacagacagagactgattcggcttttattctttctacacttttttttacttttcttctaACAATATTTCTGTGCCTGTTCTGGTTCTCTTAAGATACATTTAAGTTGTCTGAATGTTGTTGATAATGTGTCTTTGTTGCTTCACAGATTGTGTACAACCTGCTGTCGCTGCGCTACAACTCCCGTATCCGTGTTAAGACGTACACAGATGAGTTAACCCCTGTGGACTCTGCTGTGCCGGTCCACATGGCTGCAAACTGGTACGAGAGGGAGCTGAGTCAGAACCTGCAGGCCCAGTCTGAAGagtcagcatttatttatttgaatcccACGTCAGTCTTTCTCAGTGGGGactaaaaaaagggggggaaaaaacctgGGTTCAAATGACTGACAACTAGAAGAagttttggatttgtttcagTAGATTGTTTCATCCTGCAGCCATGAAACAGTCTGTGATGGCTGCAAAATAATGTTCAGGGGAAATGAGACAACTTCAACTCAGTCAAGTTTGTATGTATTGCACGTTTAAGACAGCGTCTGctggcgcactcacactaggcccagttgtcccgtaccgtgctaaAGCCAATCGCTTCGTCCAAGCATGCCAGGGGAAGTGTATCGTGCActagtcaaatgaactggactttaggggtgaagcatgtgagtgcgccctaagaggcagaaccagactcatgatggacAGCCGTCTGCTGAGATTGTgttgggatagagggagatgcaggaagaagagaaggatagagacaaacaacaaagaatacGATCtatttatagctacaatgtcagtTGATCAGTGCACCTTTTaaatttgttataaaaaaactgaattcctCTTTAGCGAGTCAAATAGATTAGCTGGAGTAATTGTGTGATTTTggcgtttctgtgtgttttgccaGGTGTGGGACATGTTCGGTGTGTTCTTCGCCAACCACCCAGACCTGAGGCGTATTCTGACCGACTACGGCTtcgagggtcatcccttcaggAAGGACTTTCCTCTCTCGGGATACGTGGAGGTGAGTGCTGACAACAACACGTCCTGCTGCAACAGTGCAGCTTGGTCTGTTTTAATCTGCCTCATCGGtgaattaatcattttgtttccttccaaaaataaatgcagtagTATTGGCATGGTGTCAGTGAGACTGGCAGGATGGAAGCTGTGCCCAGACGTTTAGTCTCAACCTCTGCTggagcctgtgtttgtgtttttttattcaattatttataGAGCTCATGGTAATGAAGTCAGGGCTCCCACCGGCCCTGAACACATCCTCTATAGTTCCTGCCAAGAAAGGATAATTTATCCTCAAAGTACTTTCAGTAGTACTTTAAGTGCATCTATTTCCTTGaaggaataaataattaaattagcCTCTTAgatctggttttaaaaatgtatcatctgGTCAGGATctcataaaagaaaaagctccTTGTGGATTATttcttgttacattttttagtttttttttagtctttgggATGCATCAATGATAACCTCAAAAACCCTCAAACTGCTTTGAagagatgtaaacatgcatTCATATTGACAACTGACGCGTGTCTCCCTCCTCAGGTGCGCTATGATGACAAGGTGAAGCGCGTGGTGGCTGAGCCCGTGGAGCTGTCGCAGGAGTTCAGGAAGTTTGACCTGAACACGCCCTGGGAGGTTTTCCCGGCGCACAGGGAGCCCAAAGACGCCCCGCCCAAACTGGAGGCTGGAGAGGCTCCTGAGAAGAAATGACGTCCC comes from Labrus mixtus unplaced genomic scaffold, fLabMix1.1 SCAFFOLD_125, whole genome shotgun sequence and encodes:
- the LOC132964700 gene encoding NADH dehydrogenase [ubiquinone] iron-sulfur protein 3, mitochondrial-like, giving the protein MEKVSLRRWFDRVDDTVILGALPSVSSFLTIRGGGLVPGGGLNECEFCVIRAVVVELSSFLYAATVRPKDAVTHNQLTAFGEYVSEMMPKYIQQVQVTCYNELEVMIHPDGVVPVLTFLRDHTNAQFRNMIDLTPVDIPSRQNRFEIVYNLLSLRYNSRIRVKTYTDELTPVDSAVPVHMAANWYERELSQNLQAQSEESAFIYLNPTSVFLSGD